The following are encoded together in the Mesoplodon densirostris isolate mMesDen1 chromosome 2, mMesDen1 primary haplotype, whole genome shotgun sequence genome:
- the LOC132483338 gene encoding left-right determination factor 2-like isoform X2 codes for MRPLWLCWVFWALPLAGPAVALTEERVLGSLLRQLHLSEAPVLDKADVERLIIPAHVRAQYVALLQRSHEARSRGKRFSQNFQEVAGRFLVSEAALRSHERLFPRSDRARVTVQWLHVRDDGSNRTSLIDSRLVSIHESGWKALDVTDAVNFWQQLRRPRQPLLLQVLVQREHLGPLASSAHRLVRFASQGPSGARQREPQLELHTLDLRDYGAQGNCDPKAPVTEGTRCCRREVYIDLQGMKWAENWVLEPPGFLAYECVGTCQQPPEPLTFKWPFLGPRQCIASETTSLPMIVSIPEGGKPRPQVVSLPNMRVQKCSCAWDGAPVPRKLEP; via the exons ATGCGGCCCCTCTGGCTCTGCTGGGTGTTCTGGGCGCTGCCCCTGGCCGGCCCCGCGGTGGCCCTGACCGAGGAGCGGGTCCTGGGTAGCCTGCTGCGGCAGCTGCACCTCAGCGAGGCTCCCGTCCTGGACAAAGCCGACGTGGAGAGGCTGATCATCCCTGCCCACGTGAGGGCCCAGTACGTGGCCCTGCTGCAGCGCAGCCACGAGGCCCGCTCCCGGGGGAAGAGGTTCAGCCAGAACTTCCAAG AGGTGGCCGGCAGGTTCCTGGTGTCCGAG GCCGCGCTCCGCAGCCACGAGCGGCTCTTCCCGCGCAGCGACCGCGCCCGGGTCACCGTCCAGTGGCTGCACGTCCGCGACGACGGTTCCAACCGCACCTCCCTCATCGACTCCAG GCTGGTGTCCATCCACGAGAGCGGCTGGAAGGCCTTGGACGTGACGGATGCCGTGAACTTCTGGCAGCAGCTGCGCCGGCCCCGGCAGCCGCTGCTGCTGCAGGTGTTGGTGCAGCGGGAGCACCTGGGCCCGCTGGCCTCCAGCGCCCACAGGCTGGTCCGCTTTGCCTCGCAGGGGCCGTCGGGCGCCAGGCAGCGGGAGCCCCAGCTGGAGCTGCACACCCTGGACCTCAGGGATTACGG AGCTCAGGGAAACTGTGATCCTAAGGCACCAGTGACCGAGGGCACCCGCTGCTGCCGCCGGGAGGTGTACATTGACCTGCAGGGGATGAAGTGGGCCGAGAACTGGGTCCTGGAGCCCCCAGGCTTCCTGGCCTATGAGTGTGTGGGCACCTGCCAGCAGCCCCCAGAGCCCCTGACCTTCAAGTGGCCATTTCTGGGGCCTCGACAGTGCATCGCCTCAGAGACGACCTCACTGCCCATGATTGTCAGCATCCCGGAGGGAGGCAAGCCCAGGCCCCAGGTGGTCAGTTTGCCCAACATGAGGGTACAGAAGTGCAGCTGTGCCTGGGACGGGGCACCTGTACCAAGGAAGCTGGAGCCGTAG
- the LOC132483338 gene encoding left-right determination factor 2-like isoform X1 — protein MRPLWLCWVFWALPLAGPAVALTEERVLGSLLRQLHLSEAPVLDKADVERLIIPAHVRAQYVALLQRSHEARSRGKRFSQNFQEVAGRFLVSEVSSHLLVFDMEQRLPPHSELVQAVLRLFQEPVPKAALRSHERLFPRSDRARVTVQWLHVRDDGSNRTSLIDSRLVSIHESGWKALDVTDAVNFWQQLRRPRQPLLLQVLVQREHLGPLASSAHRLVRFASQGPSGARQREPQLELHTLDLRDYGAQGNCDPKAPVTEGTRCCRREVYIDLQGMKWAENWVLEPPGFLAYECVGTCQQPPEPLTFKWPFLGPRQCIASETTSLPMIVSIPEGGKPRPQVVSLPNMRVQKCSCAWDGAPVPRKLEP, from the exons ATGCGGCCCCTCTGGCTCTGCTGGGTGTTCTGGGCGCTGCCCCTGGCCGGCCCCGCGGTGGCCCTGACCGAGGAGCGGGTCCTGGGTAGCCTGCTGCGGCAGCTGCACCTCAGCGAGGCTCCCGTCCTGGACAAAGCCGACGTGGAGAGGCTGATCATCCCTGCCCACGTGAGGGCCCAGTACGTGGCCCTGCTGCAGCGCAGCCACGAGGCCCGCTCCCGGGGGAAGAGGTTCAGCCAGAACTTCCAAG AGGTGGCCGGCAGGTTCCTGGTGTCCGAGGTCTCCTCGCACCTGCTGGTGTTCGACATGGAGCAGCGGCTGCCGCCCCACAGCGAGCTGGTGCAGGCCGTGCTGCGCCTCTTCCAGGAGCCGGTCCCCAAGGCCGCGCTCCGCAGCCACGAGCGGCTCTTCCCGCGCAGCGACCGCGCCCGGGTCACCGTCCAGTGGCTGCACGTCCGCGACGACGGTTCCAACCGCACCTCCCTCATCGACTCCAG GCTGGTGTCCATCCACGAGAGCGGCTGGAAGGCCTTGGACGTGACGGATGCCGTGAACTTCTGGCAGCAGCTGCGCCGGCCCCGGCAGCCGCTGCTGCTGCAGGTGTTGGTGCAGCGGGAGCACCTGGGCCCGCTGGCCTCCAGCGCCCACAGGCTGGTCCGCTTTGCCTCGCAGGGGCCGTCGGGCGCCAGGCAGCGGGAGCCCCAGCTGGAGCTGCACACCCTGGACCTCAGGGATTACGG AGCTCAGGGAAACTGTGATCCTAAGGCACCAGTGACCGAGGGCACCCGCTGCTGCCGCCGGGAGGTGTACATTGACCTGCAGGGGATGAAGTGGGCCGAGAACTGGGTCCTGGAGCCCCCAGGCTTCCTGGCCTATGAGTGTGTGGGCACCTGCCAGCAGCCCCCAGAGCCCCTGACCTTCAAGTGGCCATTTCTGGGGCCTCGACAGTGCATCGCCTCAGAGACGACCTCACTGCCCATGATTGTCAGCATCCCGGAGGGAGGCAAGCCCAGGCCCCAGGTGGTCAGTTTGCCCAACATGAGGGTACAGAAGTGCAGCTGTGCCTGGGACGGGGCACCTGTACCAAGGAAGCTGGAGCCGTAG